From the genome of Gorilla gorilla gorilla isolate KB3781 chromosome 4, NHGRI_mGorGor1-v2.1_pri, whole genome shotgun sequence, one region includes:
- the PSMC5 gene encoding 26S proteasome regulatory subunit 8 isoform X1: MALDGPEQMELEEGKAGSGLRQYYLSKIEELQLIVNDKSQNLRRLQAQRNELNAKVRLLREELQLLQEQGSYVGEVVRAMDKKKVLVKVHPEGKFVVDVDKNIDINDVTPNCRVALRNDSYTLHKILPNKVDPLVSLMMVEKVPDSTYEMIGGLDKQIKEIKEVIELPVKHPELFEALGIAQPKGVLLYGPPGTGKTLLARAVAHHTDCTFIRVSGSELVQKFIGEGARMVRELFVMAREHAPSIIFMDEIDSIGSSRLEGGSGGDSEVQRTMLELLNQLDGFEATKNIKVIMATNRIDILDSALLRPGRIDRKIEFPPPNEEARLDILKIHSRKMNLTRGINLRKIAELMPGASGAEVKGVCTEAGMYALRERRVHVTQEDFEMAVAKVMQKDSEKNMSIKKLWK; the protein is encoded by the exons ATGGCGCTTGACGGACCAGAGCAG atggagctggaggagggGAAGGCAGGCAGCGGACTCCGCCAATATTATCTGTCCAAGATTGAAGAACTCCAG CTGATTGTGAATGATAAGAGCCAAAACCTCCGGAGGCTGCAGGCACAGAGGAATGAACTAAATGCTAAAG TTCGCCTATTGCGGGAGGAGCTACAGCTGCTGCAGGAGCAGGGCTCCTATGTGGGGGAAGTAGTCCGGGCCATGGATAAGAAGAAAGTGTTGGTCAAG GTGCATCCTGAAGGTAAATTTGTTGTAGACGTGGACAAAAACATTGACATCAATGAC GTGACACCCAATTGCCGGGTGGCTCTAAGGAATGACAGCTACACTCTGCACAAGATCCTGCCCAACAAGGTAGACCCATTAGTGTCACTGATGATGGTGGAGAAAGTACCAGATTCAACTTATGAGATGATTGGTGGACTGGACAAACAGATCAAGGAGATCAAAGAAGTGATTGAGCTGCCTGTTAAGCATCCTGAGCTCTTCGAAGCACTGGGCATTGCTCAGCCCAAG GGAGTGCTGCTGTATGGACCTCCAGGCACTGGGAAGACACTGTTGGCCCGGGCTGTGGCTCATCATACGGACTGTACCTTTATTCGTGTCTCTGGCTCTGAATTGGTACAGAAATTCATAGGGGAAG GGGCAAGAATGGTGAGGGAGCTGTTTGTCATGGCACGGGAACATGCTCCGTCTATCATCTTCATGGACGAAATCGACTCCATTGGCTCCTCGCGGCTGGAGGGGGGTTCTGGAGGGGACAGTGAAGTGCAGCGCACGATGCTGGAGTTGCTCAACCAGCTCGACGGCTTTGAGGCCACCAAGAACATCAAG GTTATCATGGCTACTAATAGGATTGATATCCTGGACTCGGCACTCCTTCGCCCAGGGCGCATTGACAGAAAAATTGAATTCCCACCCCCCAATGAGGAG GCCCGGCTGGACATTTTGAAGATTCATTCTCGGAAGATGAACCTGACCCGGGGGATCAACCTGAGAAAAATTGCTGAGCTCATGCCGGGAGCATCAGGGGCTGAAGTGAAG GGTGTGTGCACAGAAGCTGGCATGTATGCCCTGCGAGAACGGCGAGTCCATGTCACTCAGGAGGACTTTGAGATGGCAGTAGCCAAG GTCATGCAGAAGGACAGTGAGAAAAACATGTCCATCAAGAAATTATGGAAGTGA
- the SMARCD2 gene encoding SWI/SNF-related matrix-associated actin-dependent regulator of chromatin subfamily D member 2 isoform X2, with the protein MGRGVGVEVTPRWAPQKCQGARPQRPGMSPGNRMPMAGLQVGPPAGSPFGAAAPLRPGMPPTMMDPFRKRLLVPQAQPPMPAQRRGLKRRKMADKVLPQRIRELVPESQAYMDLLAFERKLDQTIARKRMEIQEAIKKPLTQKRKLRIYISNTFSPSKAEGDSAGTAGTPGGTPAGDKVASWELRVEGKLLDDPSKQKRKFSSFFKSLVIELDKELYGPDNHLVEWHRMPTTQETDGFQVKRPGDLNVKCTLLLMLDHQPPQYKLDPRLARLLGVHTQTRAAIMQALWLYIKHNQLQDGHEREYINCNRYFRQIFSCGRLRFSEIPMKLAGLLQHPDPIVINHVISVDPNDQKKTACYDIDVEVDDPLKAQMSNFLASTTNQQEIASLDVKIHETIESINQLKTQRDFMLSFSTDPQDFIQEWLRSQRRDLKIITDVIGNPEEERRAAFYHQPWAQEAVGRHIFAKVQQRRQELEQVLGIRLT; encoded by the exons CGACCTGGCATGTCACCAGGGAACCGGATGCCCATGGCTGGCTTGCAGGTGGGACCCCCTGCTGGCTCCCCATTTGGTGCAGCAGCTCCGCTTCGACCTGGCATGCCACCCACCATGATGGATCCGTTCCGAAAACGCCTGCTTGTGCCCCAGGCGCAGCCTCCCATGCCTGCCCAGCGCCGGGG GTTAAAGAGGAGGAAGATGGCAGATAAGGTTCTACCTCAGCGA ATCCGGGAGCTTGTTCCAGAGTCTCAGGCGTACATGGATCTCTTGGCTTTTGAGCGGAAGCTGGACCAGACCATTGCTCGCAAGCGGATGGAGATCCAGGAGGCCATCAAAAAACCTCTGACG CAAAAGCGAAAGCTTCGGATCTACATTTCCAATACGTTCAGTCCCAGCAAGGCGGAAGGCGATAGTGCAGGAACTGCAGGGACCCCTGGGGGAACCCCAGCAGGGGACAAGGTGGCTTCCTGGGAACTCCGAGTGGAAGGAAAACTGCTGGATGAT CCTAGCAAACAGAAGAGGaagttttcttcattctttaagAGCCTCGTCATTGAGCTGGACAAGGAGCTGTACGGGCCTGACAATCACCTGGTGGAG TGGCACCGGATGCCTaccacccaggagacagatggcTTCCAAGTAAAACGGCCTGGAGACCTCAACGTCAAGTGCACCCTCCTGCTCATGCTGGATCATCAG cctccccagtacaAATTGGACCCCCGATTGGCAAGGCTGCTGGGAGTACACACGCAGACGAGGGCCGCCATCATGCAGGCCCTGTGGCTTTACATCAAGCACAACCAGCTGCAGGATGGGCACGAGCGGGAGTACATCAACTGCAACCGTTACTTCCGCCAG ATCTTCAGTTGTGGCCGACTCCGTTTCTCTGAGATTCCCATGAAGCTGGCAGGGTTGCTGCAGCATCCAGACCCCATTGTCATCAACCATGTCATTAG TGTCGACCCTAACGACCAGAAGAAGACAGCCTGTTACGACATCGATGTGGAGGTGGATGACCCACTGAAGGCCCAAATGAGCAATTTTCTGGCCTCTACCACCAATCAGCAGGAGATCGCCTCCCTTGATGTCAAG ATCCATGAGACCATTGAGTCCATCAACCAGCTGAAGACCCAGAGAGATTTCATGCTCAGTTTTAGCACCGACCCCCAGGACTTCATCCAGGAATGGCTCCGTTCCCAGCGCCGAGACCTCAAG ATCATCACTGATGTGATTGGAAATCCTGAGGAGGAGAGACGAGCTGCTTTCTACCACCAGCCCTGGGCCCAGGAAGCAGTAGGCAGGCACATCTTTGCCAAG GTGCAGCAGCGAAGGCAGGAACTGGAACAGGTGCTGGGAATTCGCCTGACCTAA
- the PSMC5 gene encoding 26S proteasome regulatory subunit 8 isoform X2, translating into MELEEGKAGSGLRQYYLSKIEELQLIVNDKSQNLRRLQAQRNELNAKVRLLREELQLLQEQGSYVGEVVRAMDKKKVLVKVHPEGKFVVDVDKNIDINDVTPNCRVALRNDSYTLHKILPNKVDPLVSLMMVEKVPDSTYEMIGGLDKQIKEIKEVIELPVKHPELFEALGIAQPKGVLLYGPPGTGKTLLARAVAHHTDCTFIRVSGSELVQKFIGEGARMVRELFVMAREHAPSIIFMDEIDSIGSSRLEGGSGGDSEVQRTMLELLNQLDGFEATKNIKVIMATNRIDILDSALLRPGRIDRKIEFPPPNEEARLDILKIHSRKMNLTRGINLRKIAELMPGASGAEVKGVCTEAGMYALRERRVHVTQEDFEMAVAKVMQKDSEKNMSIKKLWK; encoded by the exons atggagctggaggagggGAAGGCAGGCAGCGGACTCCGCCAATATTATCTGTCCAAGATTGAAGAACTCCAG CTGATTGTGAATGATAAGAGCCAAAACCTCCGGAGGCTGCAGGCACAGAGGAATGAACTAAATGCTAAAG TTCGCCTATTGCGGGAGGAGCTACAGCTGCTGCAGGAGCAGGGCTCCTATGTGGGGGAAGTAGTCCGGGCCATGGATAAGAAGAAAGTGTTGGTCAAG GTGCATCCTGAAGGTAAATTTGTTGTAGACGTGGACAAAAACATTGACATCAATGAC GTGACACCCAATTGCCGGGTGGCTCTAAGGAATGACAGCTACACTCTGCACAAGATCCTGCCCAACAAGGTAGACCCATTAGTGTCACTGATGATGGTGGAGAAAGTACCAGATTCAACTTATGAGATGATTGGTGGACTGGACAAACAGATCAAGGAGATCAAAGAAGTGATTGAGCTGCCTGTTAAGCATCCTGAGCTCTTCGAAGCACTGGGCATTGCTCAGCCCAAG GGAGTGCTGCTGTATGGACCTCCAGGCACTGGGAAGACACTGTTGGCCCGGGCTGTGGCTCATCATACGGACTGTACCTTTATTCGTGTCTCTGGCTCTGAATTGGTACAGAAATTCATAGGGGAAG GGGCAAGAATGGTGAGGGAGCTGTTTGTCATGGCACGGGAACATGCTCCGTCTATCATCTTCATGGACGAAATCGACTCCATTGGCTCCTCGCGGCTGGAGGGGGGTTCTGGAGGGGACAGTGAAGTGCAGCGCACGATGCTGGAGTTGCTCAACCAGCTCGACGGCTTTGAGGCCACCAAGAACATCAAG GTTATCATGGCTACTAATAGGATTGATATCCTGGACTCGGCACTCCTTCGCCCAGGGCGCATTGACAGAAAAATTGAATTCCCACCCCCCAATGAGGAG GCCCGGCTGGACATTTTGAAGATTCATTCTCGGAAGATGAACCTGACCCGGGGGATCAACCTGAGAAAAATTGCTGAGCTCATGCCGGGAGCATCAGGGGCTGAAGTGAAG GGTGTGTGCACAGAAGCTGGCATGTATGCCCTGCGAGAACGGCGAGTCCATGTCACTCAGGAGGACTTTGAGATGGCAGTAGCCAAG GTCATGCAGAAGGACAGTGAGAAAAACATGTCCATCAAGAAATTATGGAAGTGA